The following are from one region of the Amedibacterium intestinale genome:
- a CDS encoding ABC transporter permease subunit gives MSKALFKMEVKANYKLFLLFAGILTLYVSVISAMYDPKLGNSLNEMAQSMPELFAAFGMSNPGTTLLEFLITYLYGFLFLLIPFLFTVILSYRLIAKDIDQGSMAYLLNTSYSRKQIFLTQLSVLVLSVFVLLLYACSLIVVGCEVMFQGELELLKFLVLNIGLFFLHLFLISLCYFFSCLCNEAKYAIGFGAGFGIVFFLLQMLSQVNDKIDWMKYLTPFTLFQPDALIHYEANGFAGILIFAFTSIVFMVFTLYRFKQKDLHL, from the coding sequence ATGAGCAAAGCATTATTTAAGATGGAAGTAAAAGCAAATTATAAATTATTTCTTTTATTTGCAGGAATACTTACCTTATATGTTTCTGTAATCAGTGCAATGTATGATCCAAAACTGGGGAATAGTTTAAATGAAATGGCACAAAGCATGCCAGAGTTGTTTGCGGCTTTTGGAATGAGCAATCCAGGAACAACCTTACTTGAATTTTTAATTACGTATTTATATGGCTTTCTTTTCTTGTTAATTCCTTTTCTTTTTACGGTGATTTTAAGTTATCGTTTGATCGCAAAGGATATTGATCAGGGTTCTATGGCATATTTATTAAATACAAGCTATAGTCGAAAACAAATATTTTTAACACAGTTATCTGTTCTTGTGCTGAGTGTGTTCGTATTGCTTTTGTATGCATGTTCATTAATTGTTGTTGGTTGTGAAGTCATGTTTCAAGGGGAATTAGAACTTCTGAAATTTCTTGTATTAAACATTGGTTTATTCTTCCTGCATTTGTTTCTTATTTCTTTATGTTATTTCTTTTCCTGTTTATGCAATGAGGCAAAGTATGCAATTGGTTTTGGTGCAGGGTTTGGAATTGTATTTTTCTTGTTGCAGATGCTGTCACAGGTAAATGATAAAATTGATTGGATGAAGTATCTTACACCATTTACACTTTTTCAGCCAGATGCTTTGATTCATTATGAAGCAAACGGATTTGCAGGTATTTTGATTTTTGCCTTTACATCAATTGTCTTTATGGTATTTACTCTTTATCGCTTTAAACAAAAAGATTTACATTTATAA